The nucleotide window AATACAACAACAATCAGCAAACTCATAAATGGGAGGTTGTGAACAAGAAGGATTATGTAACGACTGATTCCACTACTGGATTTGATGCATTGGTTGTTAAGAAGAAAGACCAGATTGTCGTTTCGTTCCGCGGAACCCAGGGGGATGATATGCTCGGAGCAGGCATGGCAGATTTAGAAACCGATATTCAATACATCATGATGAAGGATAAAGTACATGAAAAACAGTCCAATCCAAGAGGAGACCGGCTGGATGTTTATTATAATCCGGAGAAAAAAGAATGGTATAAGAAGAACCAGTTCCAGCAAGCGGAACAACTAGTTAAGGATCTCAAAAATACCAACCCTTCTGCGCGGATAACCGTGACTGGCCATTCTTTGGGAGGAGCACTTGCCCAATATTCAGCTGCGATATTCAGCTTAGACGCAGTAACTTACAGTGCACCAAGCGTCATTGATTTACTAGATGAAAAAACAAAGACAAAAGCTTTTGCAGGGGATTTTGATTCCTCCATTGTCAATTACGTCCATCCTAAGGATTCGATTGGAGCAGGCGGGCTAGAACCTTATGACAGACATATTGGTTCCACCTTCTACATAGGCTCAAGATTCAAATATGAAAATATGGACAATGAAGGAAGGCCTTTCAAGAGGTTACTAGAATCAATCGGTACTTATCATGGAATGGAGAATTATAAGTTTGATAAATACGGGAACATCAATAACGCGGTTCTTTACGATGTTCTTGCTGGCGTAGAAGTATCAAGGTCTCCACGCTATGTAAGTGCGGATGGCGGATTGATCCAGGTAACTCCTTCTCATTTGCATGAAGTTGCAGAAAGTGTGGGGAGAGTAAACCGGAGTGTTTTGAATGAGTTACCTGATGTAAAAAGCAAAATTAAAAATAGGTTGATCAATGATGGAGAGCTTTCGCAAACAAGGGAAATTGGCTATGAAGTGTTAAATGAATTAACCAGTATTGCAAACTGGCTCAACGAAGAAACCTCAAAATTCACCCACTTCTTGAAATTTGCAGCAAATGAATATGAAAAGGCGGATAAGCTGGTATGACGAATAATAAAAAGACAGCTCAATATTTAAATGATATCCAGAATCTAAGCGTTGCCGAAAGAGAGCTTGATCATTTCATAGCAACTCTTAGAAGGACCCAACTTAAATATAGGAACAGCATGGAGCGGCTTTATAGTTGGAAGGCGGGCGAAGCGACAGATCGGGTAAGCCAATGGTCAGAGGGTTTCTTTATGGAACTCTCTAAAAGAATTCATCGTTTGGAAGACAAACGGTATGATATAATCCAGACAAGAAAAAGACTTGATTCACTCATGCGGGCTGAAATTAATTCCGGTCCAAAGTGGTAGGAGGATGGCGATGTTAAGGAAAGGCCTGTTATTGATTTTGGCAATATTAATCTTGCAGGGGTGTAATGATATGTCTACGGAAGAAAAAGAGAAAATCGTAAAGGAAGCTACAGAATCGGCAGTCCAATATTTCAAAGAGCAAAAAGGATGGGACGTAGTAATTAATGAGCATGAATTCACAACCCGTACTAATGGTACGGAGATTTTTCTTTTTGGATACCAGAAGGGAAATAAGGATAACAGGATTCATGCTATGGTGAATTTTTCTGAAGACAAATACGAAGTATCATTAATAGGGTATGATGAAGAATAACCCGGGGGTTCCCGGGTTATTTAAACAGAAGAACTAAAAAGCGCAAAGCCATGGTCTTTAAGCCTCTAACCTTTTATTTCAAGAACCGTCCCTGTGTTTCTTTTTCTAACTTCTAGATTGAGATGGTTCTGCCAACAACTCTTCACTAATCTCTAATAAATACTCACAATTCTCTAATAGTTTAATAATATCCTCCCAGTTTGATTCAACCCCCAATTCATTTGAATGAGCGATTTGGTCTCTCAAGTCTCTTAATTCATCTGATATATCTTTCCACTTACTTTTGGACATCTTAAAGAATGAAAATAAATATTCATCTTTCCTAATTATTTGCATTTTATCACTGATTTGTAAGCACTCTATTAAATTTATATCTTCATTCTTATTCTGCCGCTTGATATATAAATCTTCTGCTTTTTCAAAGCGTTCATAACTAATATACTTTTTCCACTCATCCCCTTCAAACCTCCATTTGATTATTTCTCCTAGATTCATTTCCAAAAGAGTAATATAACCAAAGATCAGAATTCTTACTGGAGGTTTTTGCAAATCAGCAGATGTAATTAGTTTTGTAACTTTATTCTTTTCAAGAACAAATAACCTACTTTTACCTTTTAATATATGTAAAAACTGAATTAGCGGAGTAGTATTAGTGATTATTTCATTTGTATTGAATCGCTTCAAGTAATTCTTAACTTGTCCCTCGTTTAAATCTTCTCTTTCAATATATCCTGCAATTTCATTATCATCTAATACACCAATAACATCATAATTTCTATAGTACATTTCTTTTTTTATTTGCAAAGAGTCACCATTGAGATCACATACTATAAGAGACTCTGCAATACAATCAACCGTAATGCTTGTTTCATAGAGATTTTTTAAGGTATAATACTTATTTCTTGGACTTTCTAACCTTTCCATTAACACTACTCCTTTATGAAAGATCTCACTTCATAAATCATCGAATAGATGGAAGTATATCCATGAAATCTTAGAATGCAAACAAACGACCCTGTGCTGAGGGATAAATACACTAAAGCGAATAAATGGAATTATGATTTTTTCATTATATTATCTAATATAAATCTCCCTATGACTTCTTGTAGCTCTATTCTATTTTTATGAATGGTTTGATGAAAGATTATTTCAGCCAGGAGAATATTATTCGAAAGATTATAACTAATATTAGCAGTAAACCCATCCTTAGAATTGTTAACCGTAATCCAATTTAGAGTAGAGGATTCAAGAGTGAACTTGAGTTTTCTACTAAGATTCTTATCCCTAGTATTGAATCTTAAGTACCCTCTATACTCCCCAGACTTTTCTCCATTCATTAGCAAGATTCCTGAGAGTCTTACATTGGAAGGAATTTCAATAATAGACCCTAATTCTTTATTGTCAACTTTGTTCCATTGTTCTAAGGTTTTATGTATATGATTTCTCAGAATAACTAATCCACTTTCTTTATTTTCATTTAGATATTCTAAACATTGATGTAAATTTCTTATAGAGTTATGCTTGTCTCCGACCCAGATTCCAATTCTTGATTCTTTATATGTTCTAATCATATCTACTTCACTATTTAAAGCCATACATAATCCCCTCTAAATCTTCTTGTTTAATTTTTTTAGCAACCTCTTCGGATACTAGCATACTTCTTAGCAAAGAATCGTCTTTCGGAATAATTAAGTTTAAATTTATAAATATCTCATCAGGCTGTTTATAATCTATCGTTGAAATCAACCCATATCCGTAGTCACGTGATCCAGGAGAATTATACCAATAAACAGCCAACTGTCTAAGTGCATTTAGAAAATCCGAATTTTTGCATTCACCAGGAATAAGAGGAGGTAAATCCGGTCTTAGTGGCGATGAACGTTTCTTAAGTTTAAACTTATCGTTATATGAGTCTATTATTGATGAAGTTTCAACAAACAAATCTGGTGATCGTTTTCCAGATGTTGAAGTTATATGACATACACCCAGGAACTGGGAAGTTGGTTTCAGTGATTCTAAAGCTAAGATTGTAAATACCTCACCAAAGTTTCCCGTAACTGAACTACCCGCGGTTTTTCCTGTTTGCGGTTCATAACTCGGATTAATTGGTGATATCGTTTGATTTAAAGCCCACCAAAGACTTCCTTTTTGTCTATATACAGATAAATGATTTCCTAACTGCAGGACTAAGCTTTCTCCCCATAACGAACCATACATATTTAATTCAAATGTACTTGATTCTATCTTCCACTGACTAATTGGACGAGGTTTAAATGAAGGTGTCCTGCTAAAATTAACTCTTGAATTCCCAATGAAAAGTTTAATAACCAATTTCAATATCAATACTCCTTTTTAAATAATTATAATCTAGTCAAAATTCAGGCCAATTTTATATTCATGACATTAATTTCATCAGTAATATTAAAATCTTAATAAAAAGAACTAAGCGTAACTATAATTCTCCTTTACGCTTCATCTTGTATCGTACTAATTGCTTTTAGCAATTGAAATTCTCTGAACAATAGTATGTCAACGAGTCGAATAACGAAACAATACCTAATTATGTAATTAGACTCAAGAAAGGGACATGAGTACCGCTCTCATGTCCCCTTTCTACATAATTAAGATGGATTCGACTTGCCAATGTTTAGGGCATCTTCGTACTCTATTTTCATTTTTTCTTTCAATGGAGTAATACGAGGGTCAACATCAAAGTCTTTCCAAGTTGCCGGTCTTTTCTTTAATGTTTTCTTCAACCATTTTAAAGCTCGCTTCCAATCTTCACTAGCAATGAAAAGAAAGACTAAATCTGACATAGTTTGATAATTATCAGCATGAACTTGCAGGTCTTTAAGGAAGTATTCCTCGGCTGTATCTAAATCGTTTTTTTCATACCAATGTACATAAGCCATAGTGTTATAAACATTGTAAGTGCTGGGATCGAGTTTAATAATTTCATTTAATAAAAGGATTTTTCTATCGGAGTTTTCTATCCCATATACCGCATTCATTTTTTGAAGGACTTGTTGCTGAATATATAGCCTTTCCCTATATGATTGGTCAAGTTCTTCAATTTTCTTGCTCACTTCCTTCTGTATGAGCTTTGGCAATTCCCTAGTGCTATACCAGCCATACAAAGCAAAAGCTACTCCTCCGAAGGCCCCCACAGAAGCAATTACGGTTAGGAGGTAATTTGCATCAATTTTATTACTGTCTTTAAAAGCAGCAATAATCCCCATGATCATTAATCCCAGTACAAGCATGGTGATTATCCTTTGAACAAATCTCATACGCCTCACTCTCCTTTAACACTTCTGCCAATTGGTTATTAAACATTACCCTACATCATTTATTATAAATGTTGGTACTAAAAAATGTTTAGCAACAATTGGCCTGTATTACGGGGCAGATTTATTTAATGCTTAATAAGCATATATTAAACTAATACCTTTAAAGTATTTATGCTCCCGAAAAGAATACAAGAGCTCTCCCTATTTCCTCTCCTATCCCTCCATCTTCCCATAATCACCCATCATCTGCTCCAACCAATACAATGCCTGGGGATAGTTGGTATAGCTATCATAAGAAATGTTCACCCTTCTTCTTTGATGAGCCAGGTTAGCCAATTCGACTTCTGAAATGTTCGGGTTGGCATTTAAAATCACAAGTTCTACTAATCTCTTCTTTTTATATTCTTCTTTCTGTTCTGAACCGATACGTGTTTTGCCTAGTTGGCCATAGATTTGGTCTCCACGCCCGGCAAGGCTGTAATATATATTTTCACTATCCTGGAAGATTCCCGAAACCTGTGAGTTTTCCCAACTTCCGTGTCTTTTAAATTTCCTTGTATAATAATCTGGCACATCACTCCAGGTATTTACCCGAATGATAGAGATGTTCGGCAGCTGTGAGATAAGTGGATTTTTATCTACCTTAAAGTTTTTATTAGAGAGCCAACTTAACTTTTGACGAAGATTTGCTGATATATAAAGCACCACAGGTTTTTCAATTCCGAAAAGCTCTTGAGTAACATGGTCCATGATAAATGTTTCATCTACATATGACCCTCTCGTTTTAGAATCACAGAGCTTTTTAAAAAGTTTAGCTACTTCGTGGTAGGCATACCAATCTGTAACTCCAGCTGCTTTTATATAGGTATTGTCTCCATCATATTTTGTTAAGAAAAGAAATGATTTCTTATCTAGATAGTCTTGGATAACACCTATTTCTATAATTTTATCAGCTAACGTCTCACCGACTTTTGAAGGCGCATTATATTTCGTGATAGCTTGTTCAACCCCTAGTTTGCTCAATGCATCCAAGAACGCATTTCGATAAGGGTGATTAATGTTGCTCTTAGCCAGAGTTTTAGCTTGAATATTTTCCTTCACAGGATAATTTATAAACTGCACATGTTTGCCTAACTGCAAAAATGCTTTTCGGATAAGCTTAAGTGGATCCTTTTTCTTATATTCAGGATGTTTGTGATAGTCAGGGATAAAGAAAATGTTCATCTCTATAATGTCGTCACTTAAGTATTGGGTTACTTCAGATTGGACTTCAGCTATCTTTTCTTCCTTAGCCCCTTCATAGATTTTGAAAGCTGATTTCATTAATATCGCATTATAGCGAATTGTCATATAGCCATTCAAAAACTTGATTCTAAATGCATTTCCGTCTCTTAATGGATAAATGATCTCCTTATCCTGTTGATCCTCTACTAAAGCAAGGAACTCCTCTTTAAATGACTCGATATATTTTTCATCCGGAACAAAAACATTAAGGCTAACTTCCTGATTTTTAAGCATTGCTGGCAATAACATCTTCGAGAAATGAACCTGTTTAGATTTACCCTTCCCCAGTACTTTAGCACCTTTACTACTAATAATTCTATGCCCGTCGACAGGCTCAATTCCTTCTACAACCTCAGCTGCACGTTCATAGAAATTCCGCTCTTCTTCGAGAGTAACTCCATTCCCTGTCATCTTAAACTTCCAATGGTTTACCCACCAGGAAATTGTCGCATTTGCAACCGGAAAGCCTATAAATAACCCATCCTCTTTCATACCATTTTGGATATAGGTAACCGTGCTGTCCAATACATCCCGAATAGAAGTACCAAAGTCCTCCATCCGTTCTTTATGAACAGAAGGGATTACATAATCGATTCCTTCGTCAGAACCCTGCTTTGCTCTTAAAGTAGTCGAGATTATACTCGATCCTCCATCTTTTTTAAAGTTCCCCATATACAAAGAAACATTATTCTTAAAGCTTTTGTAGTCAGTAGGTTCAGAATAGGAAATCCACTGTCTTACAGATGTCTTTAGCTGCAAATATAAATGGTCATCATTGGAGATAGGTTCATAAAGGCTAAAAGACAAAACAAAGGAACAATATCCCCCATCAATTTCAATTGGGCGCGATACTGCACTGTGCTCCAATCCACCACCAGAAGCATGCGAGAAATACAACACCTCTTCGATTACATCAAAAGTTTTTAGCTTTTCTTCACCAATATACTTATAAACCTCCAAGGTTACATTAAGCGGCACCTTGCAAAGCTGTGAAGTGAAATATCCATTCAGTATCGCCATTTTGTATGGCTTGTGTATCACTTCCGATAAATGCATAACCTTCACAACAGGGTCAATTACAAATGAGTTCACCACTGATAGGTCAAGGTACCATTTGTGTAGTCTGTTATATTCTTTCAAAAGCTTAACAAAAGACAGTGAAATATCTTTTAACATTGCCGGTTTTGAATCGTATTCCTCCTTGTTT belongs to Mesobacillus sp. AQ2 and includes:
- a CDS encoding RNaseH domain-containing protein, which translates into the protein MNKVMEDFSSVFEDRLQNEGIKDYLQPLRYKIDKNHLEQAVVVAFYMPDKWKEMTRAIYFRNHRKNPIRDLIKDIEMEYPEIYTCYLAEPSYYGDEPFLFINKEEYDSKPAMLKDISLSFVKLLKEYNRLHKWYLDLSVVNSFVIDPVVKVMHLSEVIHKPYKMAILNGYFTSQLCKVPLNVTLEVYKYIGEEKLKTFDVIEEVLYFSHASGGGLEHSAVSRPIEIDGGYCSFVLSFSLYEPISNDDHLYLQLKTSVRQWISYSEPTDYKSFKNNVSLYMGNFKKDGGSSIISTTLRAKQGSDEGIDYVIPSVHKERMEDFGTSIRDVLDSTVTYIQNGMKEDGLFIGFPVANATISWWVNHWKFKMTGNGVTLEEERNFYERAAEVVEGIEPVDGHRIISSKGAKVLGKGKSKQVHFSKMLLPAMLKNQEVSLNVFVPDEKYIESFKEEFLALVEDQQDKEIIYPLRDGNAFRIKFLNGYMTIRYNAILMKSAFKIYEGAKEEKIAEVQSEVTQYLSDDIIEMNIFFIPDYHKHPEYKKKDPLKLIRKAFLQLGKHVQFINYPVKENIQAKTLAKSNINHPYRNAFLDALSKLGVEQAITKYNAPSKVGETLADKIIEIGVIQDYLDKKSFLFLTKYDGDNTYIKAAGVTDWYAYHEVAKLFKKLCDSKTRGSYVDETFIMDHVTQELFGIEKPVVLYISANLRQKLSWLSNKNFKVDKNPLISQLPNISIIRVNTWSDVPDYYTRKFKRHGSWENSQVSGIFQDSENIYYSLAGRGDQIYGQLGKTRIGSEQKEEYKKKRLVELVILNANPNISEVELANLAHQRRRVNISYDSYTNYPQALYWLEQMMGDYGKMEG